In the genome of Ancylomarina subtilis, one region contains:
- a CDS encoding VOC family protein, with product MKKEEILGLRTVVYKVDDLLRAKEWYSKAFGNQPYFDEPFYVGFNIGGYELGLLPEDKDDAQKGEGVIAYWGVNDINMVYANMLELGAKEHEKPTNVGGELMVASVYDLWGNIIGLIYNPEFKL from the coding sequence ATGAAAAAAGAAGAGATCCTAGGATTGAGAACTGTGGTTTATAAGGTTGATGATTTACTTCGGGCTAAAGAATGGTATTCAAAAGCTTTTGGCAATCAGCCCTATTTTGATGAGCCATTCTATGTGGGGTTCAATATTGGTGGTTATGAGTTGGGATTGCTACCGGAAGATAAGGACGATGCCCAAAAAGGAGAAGGTGTTATAGCATACTGGGGAGTGAATGATATAAATATGGTTTATGCAAACATGTTGGAATTAGGTGCAAAAGAACACGAAAAACCAACTAATGTTGGCGGTGAACTCATGGTTGCAAGCGTCTATGATCTCTGGGGAAATATTATTGGTCTAATCTATAATCCTGAATTTAAGTTATAA
- a CDS encoding zinc metalloprotease → MKRIFLSVACLALVLGSCQNNANEIKPDQQEVSVDMSDFYVYTSDDNTTKSGHVHGPQCGSMKVLNRQLKENPSLENRMYNIEKHTRKLIAAKSSNASSKKPGGGGTTGPTPYQGSITIPVIVNILEDANHPVTQAHINSQIAILNEDYNDMNPATGGVPSEFNNAVANVDITFVLAGVNRKTSTRTSWGTNDEMKHSNLGGMDAVDPAHNLNFWVCEIGGGILGYAQFPGGELDTDGVVIGSDFFGENAAGGQYGHGRTATHEVGHWLNLRHIWGDGGCRQDDFVADTPSSDRANYGCPSYPTVHCRTNDMTMNYMDYVDDNCMYMFTNGQNDRMRAIFGTGGTRESFVQ, encoded by the coding sequence ATGAAAAGAATTTTTCTTTCAGTAGCATGTTTGGCTCTGGTTTTAGGATCATGTCAAAACAATGCGAATGAGATTAAACCCGACCAACAAGAAGTAAGTGTAGACATGAGTGACTTCTATGTATACACTAGTGATGATAACACTACAAAATCAGGACACGTTCATGGTCCTCAGTGTGGTAGTATGAAAGTATTAAACCGCCAACTAAAAGAAAATCCTAGCTTAGAAAACCGTATGTATAATATCGAGAAACATACGAGAAAGCTAATTGCAGCTAAAAGCTCAAATGCAAGCTCAAAGAAACCAGGTGGTGGTGGAACTACTGGTCCTACTCCTTATCAAGGAAGTATTACTATTCCAGTTATTGTGAACATTCTTGAGGATGCTAACCATCCAGTAACTCAGGCTCACATTAATTCTCAGATTGCAATCTTAAATGAGGACTATAATGATATGAACCCTGCTACAGGTGGCGTACCTAGTGAATTCAACAATGCTGTAGCTAACGTTGATATTACATTTGTTTTAGCAGGTGTAAACAGAAAAACTTCAACTAGAACATCTTGGGGAACAAATGACGAAATGAAGCATTCAAACCTAGGTGGTATGGACGCAGTTGATCCTGCTCACAACCTGAATTTCTGGGTTTGCGAAATTGGTGGTGGTATCTTAGGATACGCTCAATTTCCTGGTGGTGAATTAGATACTGACGGTGTTGTTATTGGTAGCGATTTCTTCGGTGAAAATGCTGCTGGTGGTCAATATGGTCATGGTAGAACAGCAACTCACGAAGTTGGTCACTGGTTGAACCTACGTCACATTTGGGGTGATGGTGGTTGCAGACAAGATGACTTTGTAGCTGATACACCTAGTTCAGACCGTGCTAACTACGGTTGTCCTTCATATCCTACTGTACACTGTAGAACTAATGACATGACTATGAACTACATGGATTATGTAGATGATAACTGCATGTATATGTTTACAAACGGACAGAATGATAGAATGAGAGCTATCTTTGGAACAGGTGGAACAAGAGAATCATTTGTACAGTAA
- the tdh gene encoding L-threonine 3-dehydrogenase has translation MKALVKSKAEKGLWMEEVDVPKIGVNDVLVKIRKTAICGTDLHIYKWDEWAQNTIKPGMIIGHEYVGEVAEIGAGVTGFKIGDRVTGEGHIACGHCRNCRRGRKHVCENTVGIGVNIDGIFAEYAAIPASNLMKMSDQIEDELLAIMDPFGNATHTALSFSVIGEDVLVTGAGLIGSMAVAIAKFAGARYVVATETNPYRIELAKKMGATRVVNPMEESLDDVIKELGMIGFDIGLECSGAPAAFNDMVSHMYNSGKISLLGILPSQTQVNWSDIIFKGLQLKGIYGREMYETWYQMEQMLMSGLDLSPMISHRFDAADFQKGFDIMEEGNCGKVILNWE, from the coding sequence ATGAAAGCTCTAGTAAAATCCAAAGCAGAAAAAGGCTTATGGATGGAAGAAGTTGATGTTCCTAAAATAGGCGTTAACGACGTTCTGGTAAAAATTAGAAAAACTGCTATTTGCGGTACCGATCTACACATTTACAAATGGGATGAATGGGCTCAGAATACCATTAAGCCTGGAATGATCATTGGTCATGAATACGTGGGCGAGGTTGCTGAAATAGGAGCTGGTGTAACTGGTTTTAAGATTGGTGATCGTGTAACAGGTGAAGGCCATATTGCATGCGGACACTGTAGAAACTGTCGTAGAGGTCGTAAGCACGTTTGCGAAAACACAGTAGGTATTGGTGTTAATATCGATGGTATTTTTGCTGAGTATGCGGCTATTCCTGCATCGAATTTGATGAAGATGAGCGATCAGATTGAGGACGAATTGTTGGCAATCATGGATCCTTTTGGAAATGCAACGCATACAGCTCTTTCTTTTTCAGTTATTGGTGAAGATGTGCTTGTGACTGGTGCTGGTCTTATTGGTTCGATGGCCGTGGCTATTGCAAAATTTGCTGGTGCACGTTACGTTGTGGCGACTGAAACCAATCCTTACAGAATTGAGTTGGCTAAGAAAATGGGTGCTACACGTGTTGTAAATCCGATGGAAGAAAGTCTTGATGATGTAATCAAGGAGTTAGGAATGATTGGTTTCGATATCGGATTGGAATGTTCAGGTGCGCCTGCAGCTTTCAACGATATGGTTTCTCATATGTACAATTCAGGTAAGATTTCCTTATTGGGTATTTTACCATCACAAACTCAAGTTAACTGGAGTGATATCATTTTCAAAGGTCTTCAGTTGAAAGGTATTTATGGACGTGAGATGTACGAAACCTGGTACCAAATGGAGCAAATGTTAATGAGTGGACTGGATCTGTCTCCAATGATCTCACACCGATTTGATGCTGCCGATTTCCAAAAAGGTTTCGATATTATGGAAGAAGGTAACTGTGGAAAAGTTATTTTGAACTGGGAATAA
- a CDS encoding TonB-dependent receptor yields the protein MKRILILFLSLLPLFSIARNFEGRIVEKLSNEKHVPLPGASVFWKNTTLGTATDADGRFSLNESPKSGVLVVQFVGYETREVEVTNFKDREILIELSPNIELDEVVVSKRKAGTIIDRENPIQSQSITGAELCKAACCNLAESFETNASVDVSYADAATGAKSIKLLGLTGKYIEMMTEKNPNFKGLASVYGMVYVPGPWMESIQVSKGVGSVVNGFESITGQINIEYQKPQNAPKLYLNAYGNSMGMSEGNLITGLKFSDKLSSSILAHGQDNMREIDHNHDHFLDDPMVRQYNFVNRWHWKPNKYWITQFGVKFIDEQRIGGQKGYDETKTNDINNAYRINIDTRRYEAFAKIGYVFPKNDDRSIALITNFSSHEQKSFYGLRNYDANQKYLYANLLFQSYIGNLTHKYTAGLSFIYDDFNDKLIGNKVIGTDRHEKIAGAYAEYTWLPSDEITLQAGLRYDHNSVYGGFMTPRLHFRYQFAEKSTLRIAAGSGRRTANAIAENSFLLASNREFNLASDLKQESAWNYGLSLTQYFSLLGQDFTASADFYRTEFNNQVIVDVDQSVNQVNFYNLDGQSYANNYQFELKFEPFNRLDVTTAIRFSDVKATINKELQKVPYVNRYKGLVNLSYSTNMNIWQFDFTAQFNGDMRIPSTASNPAKYQRREESPAYTMLNAQVTKRFRIWEAYVGVENLGNYTQKHPIIAADQPFGENFDASMVWGPIQERKFYLGLRLTIE from the coding sequence ATGAAGCGAATATTAATACTATTCCTCTCATTACTTCCTTTGTTTTCAATTGCCCGAAATTTTGAAGGAAGAATTGTTGAAAAATTATCAAATGAAAAACATGTGCCTCTTCCTGGTGCCTCTGTTTTTTGGAAGAATACAACGCTGGGAACTGCTACTGATGCCGATGGACGGTTTAGTTTAAACGAATCGCCAAAATCAGGCGTTTTGGTTGTACAGTTCGTGGGATACGAGACACGTGAAGTAGAGGTGACAAACTTTAAAGACAGAGAGATTCTTATTGAGTTATCACCCAATATTGAGTTGGATGAGGTTGTGGTTTCGAAGCGAAAAGCGGGGACTATTATCGATAGAGAAAATCCAATACAGTCACAAAGTATCACAGGTGCAGAGCTCTGTAAAGCGGCTTGCTGTAACCTGGCAGAAAGTTTCGAGACCAATGCTTCTGTCGATGTATCATATGCCGATGCAGCGACGGGTGCAAAGTCAATTAAACTACTTGGACTGACTGGTAAATATATTGAAATGATGACTGAAAAGAATCCCAATTTTAAGGGCTTGGCTTCAGTTTATGGAATGGTATATGTTCCTGGTCCATGGATGGAATCCATACAGGTGTCAAAAGGTGTTGGTTCGGTCGTGAATGGTTTTGAATCCATAACGGGACAAATTAATATCGAATATCAGAAACCTCAAAATGCACCTAAGCTTTATCTGAATGCTTATGGCAATAGTATGGGGATGTCAGAGGGAAACCTGATCACAGGGCTTAAATTTAGCGATAAGTTATCCTCATCAATTTTGGCACACGGGCAAGATAATATGCGGGAAATTGATCACAATCATGATCATTTTCTTGATGATCCTATGGTGCGTCAGTATAATTTTGTAAACCGATGGCACTGGAAGCCTAATAAGTATTGGATTACTCAGTTTGGTGTCAAGTTTATCGATGAGCAAAGAATTGGTGGGCAGAAAGGATATGATGAGACTAAGACCAATGATATCAATAATGCTTATCGGATTAATATTGATACACGTCGTTACGAGGCATTTGCAAAAATTGGTTATGTTTTTCCTAAGAATGATGACCGCAGTATCGCCTTAATTACAAATTTTTCATCCCATGAACAAAAGTCATTTTATGGTTTGAGGAACTACGATGCAAATCAAAAGTACTTATATGCCAATTTGTTGTTTCAATCTTATATTGGCAATCTAACACATAAATATACGGCTGGATTATCTTTTATATACGACGATTTTAATGATAAATTGATTGGAAATAAGGTCATCGGTACGGATAGACATGAGAAAATTGCCGGAGCCTATGCCGAATACACATGGTTGCCATCTGATGAAATCACTTTGCAGGCCGGATTGAGATACGATCACAATTCAGTTTATGGTGGTTTTATGACACCTCGTTTACACTTTAGATATCAATTTGCTGAAAAATCGACTTTACGTATAGCAGCAGGTAGTGGTCGTCGTACTGCAAATGCGATTGCTGAAAATAGTTTTCTGTTGGCATCAAATAGAGAGTTTAATCTTGCTTCTGATTTGAAACAAGAGTCAGCTTGGAATTATGGTTTGAGTTTGACACAATACTTTAGTCTTTTGGGGCAGGATTTTACAGCATCAGCTGATTTTTATCGCACTGAATTTAACAATCAGGTGATTGTTGATGTGGATCAAAGTGTTAATCAAGTGAATTTTTACAATCTAGATGGACAGTCTTATGCCAATAACTATCAGTTTGAATTAAAGTTTGAACCTTTTAATCGATTAGATGTGACCACAGCGATTCGTTTCTCGGATGTGAAGGCAACGATTAACAAAGAATTGCAAAAAGTTCCTTATGTGAATCGATATAAGGGCCTGGTAAATCTCTCGTATTCTACAAATATGAATATTTGGCAATTTGATTTTACAGCACAGTTTAATGGTGACATGCGTATCCCATCAACAGCAAGTAATCCTGCTAAATATCAGCGACGGGAGGAATCTCCGGCTTACACGATGCTCAATGCACAAGTAACCAAGCGATTTCGAATTTGGGAAGCCTATGTGGGGGTTGAGAATTTAGGTAATTACACACAAAAGCACCCAATAATTGCAGCAGATCAGCCTTTTGGCGAAAATTTTGACGCCTCTATGGTTTGGGGACCTATTCAGGAACGTAAGTTTTATCTGGGATTACGTCTGACTATCGAATAG
- a CDS encoding spondin domain-containing protein encodes MKKLIYATMVGILLLTACNDDDDDNMMTPVKKGTFTVKIENIQMGKAFFNSGTTDGIGPGVTYSFSFDAGKGARLSLATMLAQSNDLFYAFGDEGIALYDGSGDAVVGDVSSDLMLWDAGTEVNQMPGTGADQAPRQSGPNTGMTENSTVKLVADVNDGYTYPPVSEVIKVELAHDGGTEFTVTITNLSDMYAFQSPLAPGVWVVHNDGMPLFTVNSAAANGLEGLAEDGTNAEMATYLADMSGYVTPIAPGVFAISTQGYPLFEEGKIDSGAGLEALAEDGNPADLNASLDGAMYIQSHGVYAIPNGESAGGPLFPGKYFEFSFEAQEGDYFNIASMLGQSNDLFFAFDDWGIALFKNGIAQTGDVTSMLKIWDAGTEVNEYPGAGNNQAPRQSGPNTGTAESKAVMEVDNEFVLPSVEQLIKVTISFN; translated from the coding sequence ATGAAAAAATTAATTTATGCTACAATGGTCGGCATCTTGTTGCTTACTGCATGTAATGATGATGATGACGACAACATGATGACACCTGTTAAAAAGGGGACTTTTACAGTGAAGATTGAGAATATCCAAATGGGGAAGGCTTTTTTTAATTCGGGAACGACAGATGGTATTGGACCGGGAGTGACCTATTCCTTTAGTTTCGATGCCGGAAAAGGAGCCAGGCTTTCACTGGCAACCATGCTGGCACAAAGCAACGACTTGTTTTATGCTTTTGGTGATGAGGGAATTGCGCTCTATGATGGGAGTGGCGATGCAGTTGTTGGTGATGTAAGCTCTGATTTAATGCTTTGGGATGCAGGAACTGAAGTCAATCAAATGCCGGGAACTGGAGCCGATCAGGCACCACGTCAATCAGGTCCCAATACGGGAATGACAGAAAACAGTACGGTAAAATTAGTTGCAGATGTGAATGATGGTTATACATACCCACCCGTATCTGAAGTTATAAAAGTTGAGCTGGCACATGATGGAGGCACGGAATTTACAGTAACAATTACAAATTTATCCGATATGTATGCCTTTCAATCGCCTTTAGCACCAGGTGTTTGGGTTGTTCATAATGACGGAATGCCTTTGTTTACCGTGAATTCAGCTGCAGCCAATGGTTTAGAAGGGCTAGCTGAGGATGGAACAAATGCTGAAATGGCAACTTATTTAGCCGATATGAGTGGTTATGTAACGCCTATTGCTCCGGGTGTTTTTGCGATTAGTACCCAAGGTTATCCATTGTTCGAAGAGGGTAAAATTGATTCCGGAGCAGGATTAGAAGCTTTAGCTGAGGATGGTAATCCTGCAGATTTAAATGCGAGTCTGGATGGTGCGATGTACATTCAATCTCATGGTGTCTATGCAATACCTAATGGGGAAAGTGCTGGAGGCCCCTTATTTCCTGGTAAATATTTTGAATTTAGTTTCGAAGCACAGGAGGGTGACTATTTCAATATCGCTTCCATGTTAGGACAATCAAATGATTTATTCTTTGCTTTTGATGATTGGGGAATAGCCTTGTTTAAAAATGGTATTGCTCAAACTGGTGATGTAACCAGTATGCTTAAAATTTGGGACGCAGGTACCGAAGTGAATGAGTACCCAGGTGCGGGTAATAACCAGGCTCCCCGTCAGTCTGGTCCTAATACCGGAACAGCGGAATCAAAAGCTGTGATGGAAGTTGATAACGAATTTGTTTTGCCATCGGTAGAACAATTAATAAAAGTAACCATTAGTTTCAATTAG
- a CDS encoding Crp/Fnr family transcriptional regulator, producing the protein MKDNIWCFEHVNLYHILCPHKLKEYEQDHFKTYKSGDFIYFPGDRSQKIFMISKGKVKIVSYNKDGDEVVKAILGKGEIFGEKAILGSDKRVDYALACTEPTQLCPMELPNMYKLMRENEKFGLSIYKLIGFRIKKMERRFESLLFQDVRTRLCEFIKELAEENGVKRGDVIRLTHFYTQKDFADLIGTKRETVTRLFNELKHEGVIDYSRKEIQILNFDKLSMR; encoded by the coding sequence ATGAAAGATAATATTTGGTGTTTTGAGCATGTAAATTTATATCATATTCTATGTCCTCATAAGTTGAAAGAATATGAACAGGATCATTTTAAGACTTATAAAAGTGGTGATTTTATTTATTTTCCTGGTGATAGGTCTCAGAAGATATTCATGATAAGTAAAGGAAAGGTGAAGATAGTTTCATATAACAAAGATGGGGATGAGGTTGTGAAAGCCATTCTGGGTAAAGGGGAAATCTTCGGTGAAAAAGCAATTTTGGGATCAGACAAAAGGGTCGATTACGCGCTGGCTTGTACTGAACCAACTCAGCTTTGTCCGATGGAATTGCCTAACATGTACAAATTAATGCGTGAAAATGAAAAGTTTGGTTTATCGATTTATAAATTAATAGGTTTTAGAATTAAGAAGATGGAGCGTCGGTTTGAATCCCTTTTATTTCAGGATGTCAGAACACGTTTGTGTGAGTTTATAAAAGAATTGGCTGAAGAAAATGGCGTAAAGAGAGGAGATGTTATACGCCTGACACATTTTTACACGCAAAAGGATTTTGCTGATTTAATTGGAACAAAACGCGAAACGGTTACGCGTTTGTTCAACGAGTTAAAACATGAAGGGGTGATTGATTATTCCAGAAAGGAAATACAAATACTCAACTTTGACAAACTCTCAATGAGGTAA
- a CDS encoding heavy-metal-associated domain-containing protein — MKNLIQNLKKATLAIVIILMTTATFAQKQEIKKIETVVFNVEMDCQGCVKKIEKNIPFEKGVKDLQIDFKNQKVTLKYKTKSTTKEALKQAIEKLQFKVTEVKK, encoded by the coding sequence ATGAAAAACCTAATTCAGAATTTAAAGAAGGCTACTCTGGCCATCGTTATCATTTTAATGACCACAGCGACTTTTGCTCAGAAACAAGAGATAAAGAAGATTGAAACAGTTGTTTTCAATGTTGAAATGGATTGCCAGGGCTGTGTGAAGAAAATTGAGAAGAATATCCCTTTTGAGAAAGGAGTTAAAGATTTACAAATTGATTTCAAAAATCAAAAAGTGACGCTTAAGTATAAGACTAAGTCAACCACTAAAGAAGCGCTTAAGCAAGCTATTGAAAAATTACAATTTAAAGTGACTGAGGTTAAGAAATAG
- a CDS encoding diflavin oxidoreductase: protein MNTYIYKAKKQAFSIQNIKSFASPITILYGGKSGNSAFIAEQIRLQFLKYELEPAVYSMSDYDVNNLENEKYLFIVVSTRGEGDPPAQAQQFYKFLMGSKAPKLPNLNFSVCALGDSSYQFFCQTGKDIDQQLGILGATRYAELTTCDLAFNTKAEQWASGLLNKFQNRVNGDVVDLKFGQHALGPTFTLKLKEKYRISGEKSENEINHLVLQTDHPDFTYQAGDTVSIKPKNPYSLVVRIMIKLGYSHETIVKYKDKKKSIEELLAVKLELTCLTEEVLRAYLKHCGDQKLAALCANQSELHNYLQYADVYDLITDYPCEIEANDFVQVLCKAQRRLYSISSSAKATPNEVHLTVKQFNYSAFNRDRIGACSSYLNKGLQLGSSFKVQFIPNEAFRLPADELPVIMIGAGTGIAPYLSFLKERKARRATGANWLIFGEKQKEHDFLYQKELEDFKEARLLSHLDLAFSRDDDKKVYVQDRLKENAKELFKWLESGAHIYVCGAVAMGKAVNETLIELLTDECGKVKALDYFDRLQQESRYHEDIY, encoded by the coding sequence ATGAACACATATATATACAAGGCCAAGAAACAGGCTTTTTCAATACAAAATATCAAGAGTTTTGCGTCTCCCATCACCATTCTCTATGGTGGGAAATCGGGAAATTCAGCTTTTATAGCCGAACAAATCAGGCTCCAGTTTCTGAAATATGAATTGGAACCTGCTGTTTACAGCATGTCTGATTACGATGTGAATAATCTGGAGAATGAGAAATACCTCTTTATTGTTGTGAGTACAAGGGGGGAGGGCGATCCTCCGGCTCAGGCACAGCAGTTTTATAAATTTCTGATGGGATCTAAAGCTCCCAAATTACCAAATTTGAATTTTTCTGTTTGTGCCTTAGGCGATTCGAGTTATCAATTTTTCTGTCAGACAGGTAAAGATATCGACCAGCAATTGGGAATTTTGGGAGCCACGCGTTACGCTGAGCTTACGACTTGTGATTTGGCTTTTAATACGAAGGCTGAACAATGGGCTTCCGGTTTGTTGAATAAATTTCAGAATAGAGTGAATGGCGATGTTGTGGATTTGAAATTTGGTCAGCATGCTTTAGGGCCAACCTTTACGCTCAAGCTGAAAGAAAAATATCGAATCAGTGGTGAAAAATCAGAAAATGAGATAAATCACCTGGTTCTTCAAACCGATCATCCCGACTTTACATACCAGGCTGGTGATACCGTAAGTATAAAGCCCAAAAATCCATATTCTTTAGTGGTTCGTATTATGATCAAATTGGGCTATTCCCACGAGACGATAGTCAAATATAAGGATAAGAAGAAAAGTATTGAAGAGTTGTTGGCTGTGAAACTGGAACTGACTTGTTTAACCGAAGAGGTACTTCGTGCTTATTTAAAACATTGTGGAGATCAAAAACTGGCAGCTTTGTGTGCGAATCAATCCGAATTACATAACTACTTGCAATATGCCGATGTCTACGATCTGATTACAGACTATCCCTGTGAGATTGAGGCTAATGATTTTGTTCAAGTCCTTTGTAAGGCTCAGCGTCGTTTGTATTCGATTTCATCCAGTGCAAAAGCGACTCCCAATGAAGTGCACTTGACGGTGAAACAGTTTAATTACTCAGCATTTAATCGCGATCGTATTGGTGCTTGTTCTTCATATTTAAATAAAGGACTCCAGTTGGGATCTAGTTTTAAAGTTCAGTTTATTCCCAATGAAGCGTTTCGCCTTCCTGCTGATGAATTACCTGTTATCATGATTGGGGCAGGTACAGGCATAGCACCATATTTGTCTTTTTTGAAAGAAAGGAAGGCAAGGAGAGCAACTGGCGCGAATTGGTTGATTTTTGGTGAAAAACAAAAAGAACACGATTTCCTCTATCAAAAAGAACTGGAGGATTTTAAAGAAGCAAGGCTTTTATCACATTTGGATTTAGCTTTCTCTCGAGATGATGACAAGAAGGTTTACGTTCAGGATCGGCTTAAGGAAAATGCCAAAGAGCTTTTCAAATGGTTAGAGAGTGGGGCACATATCTATGTCTGTGGGGCTGTTGCTATGGGAAAAGCAGTTAATGAAACCCTTATTGAATTATTAACTGATGAGTGTGGAAAGGTAAAAGCCTTGGACTACTTCGATCGTCTGCAGCAAGAATCTCGTTATCATGAGGATATTTATTGA
- a CDS encoding RNA polymerase sigma factor: protein MDSQEQDIIRKFKSGDESGLRLLFDLYYSSLCVFAYKYFDSYEKAEDVVQEAFITLWEKNRLINFTGSIKSYLFSIVRNNSINKIKEDRKYRFEEIENQSYAIIEDKFESESLEKRREKLYREIEMLPEQCKKVFEAIVFEKMKYADVAAELNVSLNTVKTHYSRALKQLRSSLDVLLLIMLP from the coding sequence ATGGACAGCCAGGAACAAGATATCATCAGAAAATTTAAAAGTGGAGACGAATCTGGACTTCGCCTCTTGTTCGATTTATATTACTCTTCTCTTTGTGTATTTGCCTACAAATATTTTGATTCCTACGAAAAAGCTGAAGATGTTGTACAGGAAGCTTTTATTACTCTTTGGGAAAAAAACAGACTGATTAATTTTACGGGGTCCATAAAATCTTATCTCTTTAGCATAGTTCGAAATAATTCGATTAATAAGATTAAAGAAGATCGAAAGTATCGTTTTGAAGAGATTGAAAATCAATCATACGCGATTATCGAAGATAAGTTTGAATCAGAGAGTCTGGAAAAGCGAAGAGAAAAACTCTATCGTGAAATAGAGATGTTGCCTGAGCAGTGCAAAAAGGTATTTGAAGCCATTGTTTTCGAAAAAATGAAGTACGCCGATGTTGCGGCTGAATTAAATGTATCCCTCAATACGGTCAAAACGCATTATTCAAGAGCTTTGAAGCAATTGAGAAGTTCGTTGGATGTCCTTTTATTAATAATGCTCCCTTAA